One window of Flavobacterium ammonificans genomic DNA carries:
- the pyrR gene encoding bifunctional pyr operon transcriptional regulator/uracil phosphoribosyltransferase PyrR, whose protein sequence is MSQKVLLTAKEVTIILHRLACQLVEKHLDFSDTILVGIQPRGVFLAERLKEILETEYQTLDITLGYLDITFFRDDFRRTEKPLEANKTNINFIVENKKVIFIDDVLFTGRSIRSALTAIQSFGRPSEIELLVLIDRRFSRNLPIQPDYRGRQVDAINNEKVKVCWKENDGEDGVYLITN, encoded by the coding sequence ATGAGTCAAAAAGTATTACTTACTGCAAAAGAAGTTACTATCATACTACATCGTTTGGCTTGTCAATTGGTTGAAAAACACTTAGATTTCTCGGATACAATTTTAGTTGGAATACAACCTAGAGGGGTTTTTTTAGCAGAGCGTTTAAAAGAAATTTTAGAAACAGAATACCAAACTTTAGATATTACTTTGGGTTATTTGGACATTACTTTTTTCAGAGATGATTTTAGAAGAACTGAAAAACCTTTAGAAGCGAATAAAACCAACATCAATTTTATTGTAGAAAACAAAAAAGTCATTTTTATTGACGACGTCTTGTTTACAGGGCGAAGTATTCGTTCAGCTTTAACAGCTATTCAGTCCTTTGGAAGACCTTCTGAGATTGAATTATTGGTATTGATTGATAGACGTTTTAGTCGTAATTTACCCATTCAGCCCGATTACCGAGGAAGACAGGTAGATGCCATCAATAACGAAAAAGTAAAGGTGTGTTGGAAAGAAAATGATGGAGAAGACGGCGTATATTTAATAACCAATTAA
- a CDS encoding ribonuclease Z: MKVDQKGHTITIQDTQGDFASFLDKVSQSKTAFDTHNVIIDLSHNPSVTLADLKLLLPLAKQHKKLKKSFVVVAEGIDFNAVPAQLSVVPSNLEAHDIIEMEEIERDLGF, from the coding sequence ATGAAAGTAGATCAAAAAGGACATACCATAACAATACAAGATACCCAAGGAGATTTCGCTTCATTTTTAGATAAAGTGTCACAATCTAAAACAGCATTTGATACCCATAATGTAATCATCGATTTATCTCATAATCCATCAGTTACTCTTGCAGATTTAAAATTGTTGCTACCTTTGGCTAAACAACATAAAAAACTAAAAAAATCATTTGTGGTAGTGGCAGAAGGGATCGATTTTAATGCTGTTCCTGCTCAATTATCTGTAGTGCCTTCTAATTTAGAAGCACATGATATTATTGAGATGGAAGAAATTGAACGTGATTTAGGTTTCTAA
- a CDS encoding aspartate carbamoyltransferase catalytic subunit, translated as MKELSVNHLLGIKYINKNDIDLIFETADHFKEVINRPIKKVPSLRDITIANIFFENSTRTKLSFELAQKRLSADVISFSAAQSSVKKGETLIDTVNNILSMKVDMVVMRHANPGAAYFLSKNVKASIVNAGDGAHEHPTQALLDSYSIREKLGNVAGKKVVIVGDILHSRVALSNIYALQMQGAEVKVCGPKTLIPKYIESLGVTVESNLRKALEWCDVANMLRVQNERMDVNYFPSTREYAQQYGVDKNLLDSLNKEIVIMHPGPINRGVEITSDVADSQQSVILDQVENGVAIRMAVIYLLASKIQ; from the coding sequence ATGAAAGAATTAAGCGTAAATCATTTATTAGGAATTAAATACATTAACAAAAATGATATTGACTTAATATTTGAAACTGCTGATCATTTTAAGGAAGTTATCAATCGACCGATTAAAAAAGTTCCTTCTTTACGAGACATTACCATTGCCAATATCTTTTTTGAAAACAGTACCCGAACCAAACTTTCCTTTGAATTAGCCCAAAAACGATTGTCGGCCGATGTGATTAGTTTTTCTGCAGCACAGTCTTCAGTTAAGAAAGGGGAAACATTGATCGATACTGTAAATAACATCCTTTCAATGAAAGTGGATATGGTAGTAATGCGTCATGCTAATCCAGGTGCGGCTTATTTCTTATCTAAAAACGTAAAAGCAAGTATAGTTAATGCAGGAGATGGAGCACACGAACATCCAACACAAGCTTTGTTAGATAGTTATTCCATCCGCGAAAAATTAGGTAATGTAGCGGGTAAAAAAGTGGTCATTGTGGGGGATATTTTACACTCTCGTGTTGCCTTGTCTAATATCTACGCCCTGCAAATGCAAGGTGCCGAAGTAAAGGTTTGCGGGCCTAAAACTTTGATTCCTAAATACATTGAATCACTTGGAGTAACAGTTGAGTCAAACTTACGTAAGGCATTAGAATGGTGTGATGTAGCTAATATGTTACGAGTGCAAAATGAACGTATGGACGTTAATTACTTTCCTTCAACAAGAGAATATGCACAACAATATGGGGTAGATAAAAATCTATTAGATTCCTTAAATAAAGAAATTGTAATTATGCATCCCGGACCAATTAATCGTGGTGTCGAAATTACGAGCGATGTTGCCGATTCTCAACAATCGGTTATTTTAGACCAAGTAGAGAACGGTGTAGCGATACGAATGGCGGTTATCTATCTTTTGGCTTCAAAAATTCAATAG
- a CDS encoding ABC-F family ATP-binding cassette domain-containing protein: protein MLSINNLSVQFGKRILFDEVNTTFTQGNIYGVIGANGAGKSTFLKIISGEMDPTSGHIHLEPGKRMSVLNQNHNMFDEFTVLETVMMGNKVLYAVKKEMDELYLDYNDSNADRIGELQVQFEEMNGWNADSDAASMLSNLGISEDNHYTMMGDLEGKIKVRVLLAQALFGNPDVLIMDEPTNDLDFETIAWLENFLANYDNTVIVVSHDRHFLDAVCTHISDIDFGKINHYSGNYTFWYESSQLAAKQRAQQNKKAEEKKQELEEFIRRFSANVAKSKQATSRKKMISKLNISEIKPSSRRYPAIIFDQDREAGDQILNVENLSASIDGETLFKGVDLNMAKGDKIVLFSKDSRATTAFYEILNGNQNADSGTFDWGITTNQAYLPAENHSYFENDLTLVDWLRQWAKTEEERDEVFIRGFLGKMIFSGEEALKTSRVLSGGEKVRCMLSRMMMERANILMLDEPTNHLDLESITAFNNSLKNFKGSVIFTTHDHEFAQTVGNRVVELTPNGAIDRYMTFDDYLDDEKVQELRTKMYS from the coding sequence ATGTTATCAATTAATAATTTATCAGTTCAGTTTGGCAAACGAATTTTATTCGACGAGGTCAATACCACTTTTACTCAAGGTAATATTTATGGTGTTATTGGTGCCAATGGTGCTGGAAAATCTACTTTTTTAAAAATTATTTCGGGTGAGATGGATCCTACTTCAGGTCATATTCACTTGGAACCAGGAAAACGTATGTCGGTTTTAAACCAAAACCACAATATGTTCGACGAATTTACTGTTTTGGAAACGGTAATGATGGGAAACAAAGTGTTGTATGCCGTTAAAAAAGAAATGGATGAATTGTACTTGGATTATAATGATTCTAATGCCGATAGAATAGGAGAGTTGCAAGTGCAATTTGAGGAGATGAACGGTTGGAATGCTGATTCGGATGCTGCGTCGATGTTATCTAATCTTGGTATTTCTGAAGACAATCATTATACTATGATGGGTGATTTAGAAGGAAAAATCAAGGTACGAGTCCTTTTGGCACAAGCCCTTTTTGGAAATCCTGACGTGTTGATTATGGATGAGCCTACCAATGATTTGGATTTTGAAACCATTGCTTGGTTAGAAAATTTCTTGGCAAATTATGACAATACAGTAATTGTTGTATCGCATGACCGTCACTTTTTAGATGCGGTTTGTACGCATATTTCAGATATAGATTTTGGAAAAATTAACCATTATTCAGGAAACTATACTTTTTGGTACGAATCAAGTCAGTTAGCGGCTAAACAACGTGCACAACAAAACAAAAAAGCGGAAGAAAAGAAACAAGAATTGGAAGAATTTATTCGTCGTTTTTCTGCGAATGTGGCTAAATCTAAACAAGCTACATCTCGTAAAAAGATGATTTCTAAATTGAATATTTCTGAGATTAAACCCTCAAGCCGTCGTTATCCAGCGATTATTTTTGACCAAGATAGAGAAGCGGGTGACCAAATTCTGAATGTTGAAAATTTGAGTGCTTCTATAGATGGAGAAACCTTGTTCAAAGGAGTGGACTTGAATATGGCGAAAGGCGATAAAATTGTTCTTTTCTCAAAAGATTCACGTGCTACGACTGCATTTTACGAAATTTTGAATGGCAATCAGAACGCTGATTCAGGAACATTTGATTGGGGAATTACAACTAACCAAGCGTATTTGCCAGCTGAGAATCATTCGTATTTTGAGAACGACTTGACTTTAGTAGATTGGTTACGCCAATGGGCAAAAACTGAAGAAGAAAGAGACGAAGTGTTTATTAGAGGTTTCTTGGGGAAAATGATTTTCTCTGGAGAAGAAGCTTTAAAAACTAGTCGCGTATTATCAGGAGGAGAAAAAGTACGTTGTATGTTGTCTCGTATGATGATGGAACGCGCGAATATTTTAATGTTGGATGAGCCTACGAATCACTTGGACTTGGAGTCGATTACAGCATTTAATAATTCGTTAAAAAACTTTAAAGGATCGGTTATATTCACAACTCATGACCACGAATTTGCACAAACAGTGGGTAATAGAGTAGTGGAGTTAACTCCAAATGGAGCCATAGACCGTTACATGACTTTTGACGATTATTTAGACGATGAAAAAGTTCAAGAATTAAGAACTAAAATGTATTCTTAA